The segment CGCTAAACAGAATTTCAGCCGGGAGCGTAAATGACTCTATTTCTGCTTCCGGGCATAATGGCTCGTCTTGTATGCAGGATGTCAATCCTACACAAATCCAAAGGGTAGTGATAATTCCTCGTAATATTTTCATTTGAGCGATCAATTAAAATAATGATTCATGTATGATATGCTTCAATTAAATAAACAGGACAATTTGCCAATAAGTTGTGACTTTTTACACTTACCGTTCGTTTCTCTAAGCGAACAGGTCTTGTCCTTATTCAAAACGTATACTCCGGGCCGGACTTATTTGGGTAATCAGATAAGAAGGTCCTAACATCATTAACATGGAAATTGCCAGTGTCCCGATGTTCAATAATATCAGCGAGGTAAGGCTTAAATCTATAGGAACGGCATCCAGGTAATAAATGGTTGGGTCCAGCTTGAGAATATGGGTTGTTGATTGAAGCAGGCAAATGGCTATCCCGATTACATTTCCCCAAAGCATGCCTTTGCCAATGAGGAAGAATGATACATATAAGAATACTTTCCGTATGCTCCGGTTGTTCTGCCCTAAGGCTTTCAGAATGCCGATCATATTGGTCCGTTCCAGAATGATAATGAGTAAGCCGGAAATCATGGTAAAGCCGGCAACGGCCAGCATCAGGACAAGGATAACTACGACATTGATGTCGAGTACATCCAGCCAGCTGAATATCATCGGATTCAGGTCTTTAATGGAACGGACGTAATAGCTGTTGCCTTCGCGGTCTTGCCGGTTGGCCATTTCGAAGTAAAGATCTTCGGCTGTCTGGTCGAGCTGGTCATAATCGTGAACCAATAGTTCGACGCCGCTTACCTGGTCGTCGTCCCATCCGTTCAAACGTCTGACTTGTCTGATGTCGGCAAAGACAAACAGTTTGTCGTAGTCGGCAAAACCAGTTTCGTAGATGCCGGAAATGTGAAACTTCCGAACGCGGACTTCTTCGCCGACAAAGTA is part of the Parabacteroides sp. AD58 genome and harbors:
- a CDS encoding ABC transporter permease, coding for MNLELFIARKIHFDKNGDRQATPPAIRIAMIGIALGLAVMILSVAIVIGFKKEVRNKVIGFGTHIQISNFDNNTSYETIPIAFSDTLLQALAANPAIAHVETFATKPGILKTEQDFQGIVLKGVDEQYDWTFLKKNLKEGDILHFDPDKRSTDVLISKYLSDLLGLKLGDSFLTYFVGEEVRVRKFHISGIYETGFADYDKLFVFADIRQVRRLNGWDDDQVSGVELLVHDYDQLDQTAEDLYFEMANRQDREGNSYYVRSIKDLNPMIFSWLDVLDINVVVILVLMLAVAGFTMISGLLIIILERTNMIGILKALGQNNRSIRKVFLYVSFFLIGKGMLWGNVIGIAICLLQSTTHILKLDPTIYYLDAVPIDLSLTSLILLNIGTLAISMLMMLGPSYLITQISPARSIRFE